In [Phormidium] sp. ETS-05, the genomic window TACGGTGCGGGGCAGACCTGAGAGGAGGTGCAAACCACGTACTTCCATCACTGAATCATCATCCGCATCGGTGGGGTAAGCCGAGCCGATCGCAATCTTGATTTCCTCAGCGGTGCGTTCGCCGATGACCAAGTTGTGAACTTTCTTCATGTACTGAGTGATGCAGTCGTTTAGCTCATCTCCTGCTACTCGCACTGACTCGCTCAACACCGTCCCTTGTAAGCTGAGTACGGCCACTTCTGTGGTGCCACCACCGATATCGATGATCATGTTACCTGTGGGTTCCGCTACGGGTAAACCCGCGCCGATCGCCGCCGCTACTGGCTCATCGATTAAGTAAACATCTCTGGCCCCCGCTTGAATCGCCGCATCCATCACGGCTCGGCGTTCTACCCCGGTAACGCCGCTGGGGATACCAATCACCATCCGGGGTTGTACTAGAGCTTTGCCCTCATGGACCCGGCGGATAAAGTGCTTCAGCATTAATTCGGCAATCTCGAAGTCCGCAATTACCCCATCCCGCAGGGGACGCAAGGCAATCACGTTTCCCGGAGTCCGACCGAGCATTTTTTTGGCATCCTCTCCCACCGCCAGAGGCATTTTATCGTCTTTGTCGATCGCCACCACCGACGGCTCTTGAAGGACAATCCCTTTACCGGATACATATACCAGCGTGTTCGCCGTTCCCAGGTCGATTCCCATATCCCGGGACAAAGAACCAAAGTTGAACCAACCCACTACTTTCTCAGCCCCCAAAATTTAATGGTTTGCGAGTACAATGTAACAGAAAATTTACCAATGTGAATTCACACCGGTGCATTTTTCCCCAAGTCCACCCCCTAGGAGTCCCTAGACTTTCCATCGGGCGACTCTCAGTATAATCCTGCAAAGCACAAACATGATCCGGAACTGTTCTCCTGTCCCTGGCCATGCTCCTGTCCTTACCACCATAGATTTTCAGCCGTTTTGCCCCAATTCTCCCCGATCGCCGGAAAAAATCTGGCTTTCTTTCTCGCCCCTGCCCTCTCGCACCCTAACCATATCATCTCAACCTCAATCCCAAACAGGATCGCCAATCTATGACTCTTAACGTTGTCACCCTAGTAGGACGAGCTGGACAAAACCCCGATGTTAAGTATTTTGAGTCCGGGAGTGTCAAGTGCAGTTTCACCCTCGCCGTCAACCGCATCAGCCGGAACAGCGACGAACCGGACTGGTTTAATCTCGAAATTTGGGGTAAGACCGCAGAAGTCGCTGCTAACTACGTGCGCAAGGGAAGTTTAATCGGTGTCACCGGTTCCCTGAAATTTGAATACTGGCAAGACCGCGCCACGGGAGCCAAACGCTCTAAACCGGTGATTGCGGTCGATCGGCTGGATTTGCTCGGTTCGCGCCAAGATACGGAGCAACATCAAAATACTCACAGCCGTGATGACGATGGCGAG contains:
- a CDS encoding rod shape-determining protein, with product MGIDLGTANTLVYVSGKGIVLQEPSVVAIDKDDKMPLAVGEDAKKMLGRTPGNVIALRPLRDGVIADFEIAELMLKHFIRRVHEGKALVQPRMVIGIPSGVTGVERRAVMDAAIQAGARDVYLIDEPVAAAIGAGLPVAEPTGNMIIDIGGGTTEVAVLSLQGTVLSESVRVAGDELNDCITQYMKKVHNLVIGERTAEEIKIAIGSAYPTDADDDSVMEVRGLHLLSGLPRTVSIKGPEIRESMAEPLAVIIDAVKRTLERTPPELAADIIDRGIMLAGGGALLRGLDTLISHETGIVTHVAADPLSCVVLGTGRVLENFQQLGRVFSNRSRNSM
- a CDS encoding single-stranded DNA-binding protein, encoding MTLNVVTLVGRAGQNPDVKYFESGSVKCSFTLAVNRISRNSDEPDWFNLEIWGKTAEVAANYVRKGSLIGVTGSLKFEYWQDRATGAKRSKPVIAVDRLDLLGSRQDTEQHQNTHSRDDDGEF